Genomic DNA from Cololabis saira isolate AMF1-May2022 chromosome 20, fColSai1.1, whole genome shotgun sequence:
CCCTTAAGCACACACACTGTCTGTAAAGCAAAAGTGTTACATGTCATGTAGAATGAGTTTTGACATTTTCCTGCTGAAATAATCTAGATCTCAGCTTGATGGCAGTGTATACTTCCACAAAATCCTAGAATACGCCCTCTGCATCAATGACACAGCATTGATTAACATTGATTATATACTTTTTTGTACATTCtttctttgcacatttcttgtacaTACCTGTATGAGACATGCCCCacttatctgtttattttatctttattttttatgatcCTATTTGATACCTTCAAGgttttgctgctcagttgccttgaaattgataaataaagtatttctgattctgattctgattctgatccatATCACCCATGAGAAGGTTCAGATGGTACAAATCACCCACGCTATCAGCAGAGATGGACCCCCGTCCCTTTACTGATGAGGGCTTTGGCCATTCACTCACAGAACTAAATAAGAGGTCCATCTCTCACCATAGCCCAATACATCACTCACCCACTGAACCAATCTATCATCCATGACTACGCACAGGGCACAGGTACAGAACCATTAAGTTCAAGAGGGCCCGGCGGGGGAAAAGCCTGATCCCTGCAGCCATAGCTGCCCTGTCTGCTTCATGCTGTCATTTATGTCGTTTTTGTTGTTATgcatgtcatttattttttgttggtgtgtatgtaaTGTCCGTTGTTGCTGAGACatgaaatcaaatcaatcaatgacACGTTttacagttgttgttttttttttgttttgtttttttcccaaatttggaacaaaatatgtttatttcctcAAAAACATTTGTACAGAAAGATTTGACCACATAATACATGTCCAGTACTGTGAAATGGCATTTACCCCCTTACACATTTCTTCTGGTTTCAGATTATCAAACGAATTTTCACATCAGACAAAGAACACCTGAGTAAATACAAACCACAGTTTTTAGATAAGGATTTCATTTAAGGGAGAAAAGTTTTCGGAACCAACCTGGCCCCATGGGGAAAAATAGTAGGTCACTACACCTAATAATCACCCTACCACCCTTGGAGACAACAAGGCATCCTTTCACAGTGCCGTGAGAAATTTTTCCCCACTCTTCTTTGCAAATCTTTCTTAAATTCAGCCACATTAGAGGGTCTTTGAGTATTAACGGCTTGTGTAAGGTCATGTCACAGCATCTCAGTCAGATTTAAATCTGACAAGGCCACCCCACAACCTTCTTTTTTCTGCGGTGGACTTGGTGGGGTCCTTCAGATCAATTTTCTGCTGCTTAAGCTGCAAAATGAGCTCGAGCTTAAGGTCACAAACTGATGGCTGGACATTCTCCTTCTCCGTTTTCTGGTAGCGAGTGCAATTTATGTTTCCATCAATTATAAAATTTTGtccaggtcctgaagcagcaAAAGCAGTCCCAGACCAccacatcaccaccaccatgtttgactgTTGCTATGGTGTTTTTCCGAAATGCTGAGTTTGTTTAACAACAGATGTAGTTGGATGCACACCTTCCAAAAACTTTGTCTTGTAAAACCACAGAATATTTTCCCCAAAATCTTGGTGGTGTCATCAAGATGTTCTTTGGTAAATAGGAGACAGGTTTTCTCCCTCTGCTGCCATTTTTGCCCAGTCTCTTTCTTATTGTTGAATCTTGAAGACTGACCTTAACTGAGGCATGTGAGGCCTGCAGTGTTTAGATGTTGTTCGATGACTCATCAATGTGCTCTTGGAGTAATTTTGGAAGGCCGGCCACTTGTGGGAGGGTTCGCCATTGTTCCATGTTTTCTCCATTTGTAGATAATGGCTCTCACCGTGATTGTAATCCCACAGCCTTAGAAGTGGCTTAGTAACCCCTTCCAGCCCGATAAACGTCATTAActgtgtttttcatgtgttcatgactTTCTTTACGTCTGGGTATGATGTATTGCTTTACTGCTCAATAAAGGTTtatacaaaattacaaaaaaaactactgagttacattttattttgcactacagttcagtggcgtcaattcagtcgaagctaaggtatggcaaggttacgagtcacattaactacagtatcaatcaacacgtccagcaaatactcatcacagaaatctgctatggagcttatctgtgtggtcaagaaaatttgaactttttcaaatgcagtctcactcactgcaaaaactcaaaatcttattatatttgtcttatttctagttaaaatgtctcatttttagtcaaaaaatcttattacagttaaaacaagagtcatcaccagaaaaataacttgttatttgaccattttcaagtaaagtttcacttgaaataagtaggaaaatctgccagtgggacaagatttatcttctcattacaagcaaaacaatcttgttccactggcagatttttccacttattttaagtgaaaatctacttgaaacaggtgaaaatggttgttttggagtcttgtcttaaatgtaatgagatttatttaactaaaaatgagacattttaactagaaataagacaaatattcttgttaagattttgagtttttgcagtgtaataactagtgaaatcgatcatgttgttctgatttgcatttgtaattATTCtctatgtattaagtaatagaataatcaatacaaatagacacagagtaattccataaatgtatttaaaaaacaaacatttacattttccccttgaagccaaggtgtggcggctgccataccttgccatacccaattgacgcccctgctacAGTTTGacacaattttatttatttatttacttatttctaTCTTTCAATCTTTCACTGATTTTTTATAGACAACCTTCTCAATATAAGGGCACACTTGTGACCTGTATTCtctattatttcatttttgttaCTGTTTACACTTCTAAACTCATTATGAAATAATCTAAAAATTGATAAACCTAGAGTTGAACGTTTGAGAATTTGCCTGAACTTTGATTGGTCCAGAGTGCGACacaatcagccaatcagatgacAGGATTCATTTGGCGTCACTCGCCGTCACCTGTGAAGAAGAGAGCTAACTGGTAAGATGTGGTCGTAGCTGATAAAACTCGAATAAAAAATAGCGGTTTTATAGcgttattaacaaaatataactgtGAACGTCGaacatatttattcatttactcAATAGTAAGAAGGGCATCTTAACTAGCTTATCTTTAGAAAGCGGTCTGACAGCATTTAGTCTTTAACTCACTTGCTAATTCTGATCATCTAATTGTTTATTTAACAGATAAATGTAAAACCTACTTCTTTTACATTTATAATCAGaggtcaaaagtattcacattcattactcaggtagaagtatagatactagagtttaaaaacactcctgtagaagttgaagtatcaactcaagttttttactcaagtaaaagtataaaagtactggtttcaaaactacttaaagtataaaagtaaaagtaatgtaagggggaaaaaagccattaaggacaaaagccattgaaaatgaatgcatcttagtataatgcaaatacattaaagaaccatatatgtgtactattgagcattaacatgtgtttcagagagcaggagatatgatgactagttgcctataagtattgtaatggtgcaaaaagtcaaacttcagaggcatgttatcatttatcctaacctttattggaatgtatatccaagtttagttgcaggaatctgagggcaatggatgtaagaacaaaactggacaagaacatctgaaacaatcacaactaaattcactctatccggatggagcaatttaactggatcgttttttttttaaaggccgaaatgaaatagagtaacgaggctgtttttaaaatgtaaggagtaaaaagtacagatacttgtgtgaaaatgtaaggagtaaaagtaaaatttctacttaagtaaggtaacgcagtatttgtactttgtacacAAGATATCTCAGCTTGCAGCAATGGCAGCCAAAGTTTAGTTACTTCTAGTTATTATTGACTAATGGATAGCTGCCTGTAAACGTGGgcgtgttgttttgtttttttaatttttaatttaaaaagttGGATAATAGGTATGGATTTatgttacaaaaatgaaatcaaGTTGTGATAAAGGATGCACAAAATGCTAAATGAATTTCATGGTCAAGTTTTTACAACAACAAGTACAGTGATAgacagtacaggactgtctcagaaaattagaatattgtgataaagttctttattttctgtaatgcaattaaaaaaacaaaaatgtcatacattctggattcattacaaatcaactgaaatattgcaatccttttattattttaatattgctgattatggtttacagtttaagattaagattcacagaatattcaaattttttgagataggatatttgagttttcttaagctgtaagccatgatcagcaatattaaaataataaaaggcttgcaatatttcagttgatttgtaatgaatccagaatgtatgacatttttgcattacagaaaataaaggactttatcacaatattctaattttctgagacagtcctgtatgtgtttcCTGCTAATGATGGTCCTCCATTAATAACTAATCTGCTCTTTACAGCCATGGCCACGTCCCTCTGTGATGACGCACTGCTGTGCAACTTTCCAAAGTGTCGGGGCAAGTTGAGTGGTTTCGCCTGGGTCACGGCCTGCTCGCATGTTTTTTGTGATCAGCATGGATCTGGAGAGTTCAGCCGCTCCCCTGCCATCTGCCCTGCCTGCTCCTCTGCACTGTCTGGGAAGCTGGACATTGTGAGGACGGAGCTTTCTCCAACCGAGGAGTACAAAGCAATGGTGCTGGCAGGTCTACGGCCAGACATCGTTCTGGACATTTGTGCTCGTGCTCTTGCCTTTTGGCGCTATCAGGTGAAGTGTTATTCATTTCACAGtaaatgtttgtatttgtttgcaAACCTTAAAGGAAGCATTGTTATGCCAGCAATGCACTCTtctctgtgtctctgtgttTACAGGTCCACCAAGAGCGTATGTATCAAGAGTACAGTCTTTCACGTGCTGAAGCTCAATTAAAGCAGATGGATAAGGTTTTGACCCAGCAAAACCAGAGTAGAGAACTGGAGCTCACCGCCATGAGGGGGGAGATCACCTCCCTCAAGAAAGTAAACATTTCGCCAATGAGACACAAATAACACTAACAAATACTTTAAAAATgttcttttaatttaaaaaaaatagcagaGAAAATTATCTAAGTGTTAAGTTAACGCTTAAGATTGCAGAAAAAACTCAAGGAGACAGTTACAAAGTTAAGCCTTATCTTCATCATCTTTCCCACGTGAACTTCAAATGTAAGTAAATTATATGAGATGATATGAAATAAACAGTTTCTAAATCTTGTTGCTCAGGTGATGGAGGAATATAAGAGGAAGTACAGCGAAGTGTCTGAGAGGCTGATGGACAGGAACAGGCAGTACCAGAAACTACAGGGGCTGTACGACTCCCTGAGGCTGCGAAACATGGTGGTGGGCGCCGGGGACAAAGAAATGCAGCCACAACATGGAAATCAAGACCTAAACAGCAGTAATAAcacatcatatcatatcatatatgaTGACACTGTTTCCATAGTTGGCACAAGGCAGGATGTGTGCATGACTTCACCCAGAGCCCTCCTGACCATGATGTAACCATCAGTCTGGAGAAGTGTACattttgagtattttttttttttaaattagcctCATTGATAAGTTTACTTCTTAACATCAGCTTCTTCACATTGTACGTGTGAAAATgctcttttcatttttaagtATCATTGTGACTTCtatcatagtttttttttctaaccacATTTTTCCTAAAAGATGGTTTTTAATAATTTGTTGGGCAGTTCTTAACCAGTTTTAGTAGTTTAAATAATCTTCTTGGGTGGTTTCTTTGCTTAATTTAGACCTGCAATCCCACAATCAATAGGGTTAAATAACCTGTTGCCAACCCAAACATATCAGCCACTGCAGTACTTTTCCCGTTGGGACTACTTGATTAGAGAAAGAAAGCGTCTCTTAAGTTATTCTTAAATAAAGTGCGTGTGTATAAATAATTAAGGACTTAAAAAAATGGGCCAAACTGGGTGTTAGCCCATTTTTTTGTCTACATCCCTGAAATAAACGCACGTTGTCTGTAGTGAATGGTAAATGTATACCGTAAAAATAACACATGAATATATATTCATTTTAATATAAGTGTATTAATCAAATTGACTTTATTTAAATCCTTCTACACTTTATccgttcttttattttttttcaatctcACATAGTCATTACCATTATTTTAATCAGTTCAGATTAGTTTCCCCCTCATTCTTTGATCTACATTGTCATTATGTGAAGGTCAGAAATGAACTGAGCGTCAGGTTTTTAAAGTAGCAGTCAGACACAAGTGCAGAGTGACTAAAGTAGGATTTAATCAAGAAAACACTGCGTAAAAATGCAGGCAGAGACACATGTAAGCAACACTGACGGTCATGAGATATGTGGACCACACAACTCTACAATACTACACGATGAGCTGGAATTGTGCAGGGTGTAAGTAGGCAGGAGAACAGGTGATACAAATGAGGGTGATGATGAGGGCACAGGTGCAGTCCATGATTTGGGGAAGTGAGGAATGCTGGGAGTTGTAGTCTCAGGACCGGTGAAGAAGGCAAGCGACGCTGAGCGTGTTAGCGTTGGAGGAGTGGGCATGACAGTAACGCATGTTTTGGCCTGTTTTACCTCACAGGTATATTTTGTAGAAGATGCTGAAGGTATGGAGATAAATGAGTCTCATTATTGTTACAGATGTGTTGTACGCCGTTTACAGATAGCATTTTTGCCTATTGCCTATTTGGGTACTTGCAAATGCATGTTCTAATACATAGacaaagggaaggaaggaagcacaGCAAGAATACTTTAAAATGGTCTTTAGAAGGACACAGTTGTAggtgttttgtttaaaagaggTGGTCTAGAAAGAACAGCAGGATTAATGAGCTGATTGTGAGTTTTCAGTGGAATTTAACCAGAATAGCAATGAATGACATGTGTCAAACCCCCCTGTGTGTTTTCTAGTGGCAGCTCGGCAGGCGGCTCCTGAGAGAAGCCCTAATTTCCTGTCCCTCTGCCCCGATATAGACAACCGTTTCTTCTCCTGCCTGGAGGCCGATGGACCCAAGACCTTCTTCCAGATCAGCTCCCCAGCCAGAGATCGGGTCTGGCCCTTCAATAATCAGCACTGAGGCAAATCAGCTTCAAACACTGAAGCCTAGCCAGTTATTCGTGTTAAACCCAACTGTGTTCTAGTGGGTTATCATTTATTGGtaatctatttttcattttattcatagAATTTCTGAACCATAAATGTTACAGCAACGGCAGTATTCAAGTTGATAGTTGAACACAACTCCACACCTTTAACAGGGCACAGTCTTACTGCCTTCCCTGCAAACGATCAGATAACTTTATACTTTAATAAGAACAGATTAAAGAGTAGAGTATTATCTGATAAGTATTTTTAGGTTAGGAGGTGGAGCCTACTACCTTGAAGGGGCTAAAATGTTTGAGTGATGTCAGTACACTTTTATAGTACCAATTTTGTTTGCATTCATAGCTCTGTATTTTACTTTTAACACTTTTGGTGTTTATTTTCAGGTCAGAACCTTTAAAGTATTTACTCAACAGTTCCTGTGGTGAGGTCTCTGGTTTTTGCCACAAATGACTTTATTTGAGTATATCGgtatacagtttgaataatttGATTTATGTCACACAGCCtcaaagaaaaaaggtttgtttCAGTCTTCGCTGGGGCATTTTGGAGTGAAGTTCGTACTACCTCCCCTTCCCTGCTTAGGTTTTCTCCTGATGATAAAACATGAACCTTAGATTGAGTGGCAATTCTAATTTGAGTCTTGCAGCTGGGTTGTACTCAGCCTCTTATCCAATGACAGCTGAGATAAACTGCAGGGCCCCTTGCATCTCTGAACAGGGAGGAGTGGCAATAAAATGCTTGCTTATATTTAAAGAAATCCTGTTtgtagggagaaaaaaaatacaggtCAAACCAAGACAGTCCTTATTTAAAGTGTGAAATGTAATAGGAATGTCCCTGACACCGCACATTTGTAGTAAACTGTTTATTAAGCGCTCAAATCAGAAGACAAGTTTGTTTTTGAGTGCATTTTTGTTGAGTAACAATGGATAAATGTCGCAGTGAAAATATAATAACTGGACTTTATCAAGAATTCTGAGAGCCACTTGGAAGCCAAGATGAAGAGGCGGCTGAATCCCATTTACTTGCATCAATTTCTAAGTTCCTGCACTGTGCATATGCCAACTTATGGATAAAAATGAAAGTCTTGAGTAAACAACTTTGTCTTATTATTCCACTCTGACAGCTTCTCCTTTAAGacacaacacaaacaaaaatgtttaagatattttctttttcttaaagcTATGCAGAACTCTCAACTCTGACATTGAAACGAAAACAGGTCCTTTCATTTACAAAAACCTCTCCAAGTTGGACATACACTAACAGTAAAAAAATGGAATtaattaaatagaaataaacaaaacactgacatttatttacaaatagcCAATAAAACAGGCAAAAAAGTGGAACTGGCGAATCAGAAGAAGAAAATGAGAACGTTGTCCTTTTTCTTGGAGCTGCTGTTAATCACTCTGTATCGTGTAGCTCACTGAGACAGGAATCTGACTTTggatgttttgcttcttgccGTTGACGATGAGGAAGAGTGGAGAGTCAACTCTTATACTTTTGAAGTCAAATGTCTGTCGAGGAGAGGACATTTAGAAGCTCGAGACAACCACAGATTTTACTCCTCATACTGTAAACAACATGTGTGACATTCTTACCTTATCTTTATGGGTGATACTGTGTCGTTTCACGTTAGGTTCAGGAATGACAACAGAGTCTCCTATTAGGACACCCCAGCTGTCGGCCGTGTTATACACCATCACCACGACACACGTCTCCTCACTGTCAACCATGCCGAATgtactggaaaagaaaaaaaaaggaaacaaaaaccaCTATCTCAAAGAACAAAGCAAACATCGTGTGACAACTGAAGATGAAATGAGGTGCTCTTACAAAGCCATGCGACCGTCAGCGGCCAGGCTGAACACCACCTTTCCCAGAGCAGCAACCCCGGCATTGTGACCAAGTTTGAAGGAGGAGAGAGTTTGAGGCTCCAGGCTGCCCACACGGTCCGAGGGACAGCGGAACGTGGGAGACGAGCAGGGACCCAAAGCTGAGGTGTTGAGGTTGGAGAGCATCTTCCGTAATCGATGCCCTTTCACCTTCCCCTGGAAACACAAAGGCTGAAGGTGAAGCGGGAGTGACGCACCAAGGCTGTGCTTTGGTGCCCCCTTGTGGTTAAGGAAAAGTTAGTCTATACTGACGCTAGATGCATTATTTTTACCCAGTTTATCCATTGTTTCCTGGACAACTATTTAATTTAGACTTTCAAAGGCTAAACCCACACTCCAGAAATTGTGAATTAAACCAGTAATTGGTTTTCACCATTTGCTGATACGTTAGGAATTTGTGATTGCACaacttttttttggtctttttttgtCCCCTACAATGTCTCACAAAATAGTAAGACCCGCTTTACTTGCAAAGTGCAGTTTTACACACTTTTCCTTCCACATTTTCGGACAAGTAAGTTGCTTTAGAATAAAGCAGTTATGTTCTGCACAAGGATAAGAAAAAGCAGATGCATCCTCTTACCTTGTTCTGTATGAGTTCTATCACTTTCTCCAGATAATCCAGTAGCTGCTTCTCTCTCACTGGTGCCACTTCCCAGCTCGGGTCCAACGCTGCTGCCCGGCCGTAGCCGGCGAGCGCGCTCCCAAACATCTCCTCGTACTGGAACAAAGTGGCTCTGTTGAAATGCAGCTCTGCAAAGGAAGAAGCAGCTTTGTCCACAGTCTCCTAAAGACAGGCATGGTGGGAATAAATGTTAGTGAAATAAACTTTTAACAGTGTTAGAAGGTCACTGCTCGACCGTGCATGTGTGAATACTCACAGCTTTAGTATAAGCACGAAAAGCTTTTTGAGAGAATTGTggatcctgcccaccggcgaaaaacacaaatacatagGCGTTTCCCAGGACTTCTATAAAAACAGCACAAAATACAAGTTGTTGACAATACGTTCGGGCAAACAAAGTACAGCCTCACAGATTCTTTGGACTTTTTAGAAGCTGCTTTAACCAGAAGAAGCATGTACACTACAATACTGTACTTACTCCAAGATGTCCCATCCATTACATCCAGTTCGACTGCTTCTCGGGCCAACTCCACACTCTCCAGCACCTTCTTCTTCTGCAAGTCACGGCTGGCTGCTGGCAGCTGCCTAAGCACCATAGAGAGGTTGCGCAGAGAAACTTTGTTCTTGTTCTACAAAGATGGAAGATAAAGCACATACAGTAAAATCTAAAAAGAGCAGGTAAAATGGTCATCTTTTATTCAAATTCTGGACATTTCCAAGCAGTTCTTACCTGTTGTAAGGCACCAGTAAAGCAGTTATTAGCACCAATCAAATCTCCTTTTTTCCAGTATTGCTCCCCCAATATGTTCCAGGCCTCAACCAGTCCAGGGTCCAGCTTCACGGCACGGGAAAGGCACTCCTCTGCGACACTACTGAAATCTGGGGTCACGTTCAGACACCTGCCTTTCAGCAGCAAAAACTCTGCTTTCTGTTTAAAGCACTCTGTTGGAAGTTGAAAACACACAGAAGCCAAAGGTGGGAAATGGTATCTGGCAAAACAAAGATTAATAACTTGTGTATGAAATCAGCACccactttctttttcctccactTTCTTTAGTGTCCGTTCCATCTCCTCTGCAACTTCCCTTTGTTTGTTCCCAGCTTCCTCCACACTACGAGTCGAGATATAAGAGTCTCTGAAATTGTAAAGTTCGTCCACAAGCTCCTGTGTTCGATGGAAACAGAGGTGAGAGTTGAAAAATCTGTAATAAACACACTGCAACACATTTAAAGCAGTAATTTGTTGCAGAAAAATCCAACTCTAGTACACAACAATTTATGATAAAACAACAACCCATaaacaataagaaaaaacaGTACAATGACAAGTAAACATGAAAaacatttcacaaaagaaaaacaagaccatCCAGAATAGACAATGTTTTCTGTTAAATTGttgagaccatttatttatttcctttgtaggtgggtgatataatgggaaaaaaaaagtgtgcctAACtaacacaaaaagcacctggctgatgttgctatggttactctcatgtattgtggttaatgtattgtggttagcaccgaccaattttatttattttttctttaaagctcttacggtgtgtttacatccaaggaataaaaacattgtgaaccatcagtttgagagttcAACCATCATTCAGTCGGGGATGCTAcaagcctagtcataaaacaggagttgacccttgTTGTGAGATCCAGCCTGTTGGGCGACTGTCgggtgatgacgtcactttGTGGGGCGTTACCGTTAGGCTGGAGCTGTTTTCTGTTAAGCCAGGGctagggaaccctggtcctcgagagccgcagtcctgcttgttttagatgtttccctccttcaacacaccatgatacaaatgactgtgtcattatcaGACGTGTACAGACCTGGATGATGAAGTGATgatgacctttaattagaatcaggtgtgtggatgcaaggcaacatctaaaacgtgcaggactaTGGCTCTGGAGGACCAGGCGGTTAGTACTAAATAAAAGCCTTGCGAGGAAtacaagcagtactggagttgaggggggatgagggggatttcccccctgaaataaaaacggtcaaaatcatccccccagtaaaactgtcatcccccctttccatcccttatatcatttcatcaatgaatgtggttttactgctatttcaacatttagagtcatcaccagaaaaataacaccagaaaaataacttatttgacaattttcacctgtttcaagtaaattttcacttgaaataagtaggaaaatctgccagtgggacaagatttatcttctcattacaagcaataaaatcttgttccactggcagatttttctacttattctaagtgaaaatctacttgaaacaggtgaaaattgctgttttttccagtga
This window encodes:
- the LOC133420485 gene encoding E3 ubiquitin-protein ligase CCNB1IP1, translating into MIHGESDGEGGISLLNVLYVFPANDGPPLITNLLFTAMATSLCDDALLCNFPKCRGKLSGFAWVTACSHVFCDQHGSGEFSRSPAICPACSSALSGKLDIVRTELSPTEEYKAMVLAGLRPDIVLDICARALAFWRYQVHQERMYQEYSLSRAEAQLKQMDKVLTQQNQSRELELTAMRGEITSLKKVMEEYKRKYSEVSERLMDRNRQYQKLQGLYDSLRLRNMVVGAGDKEMQPQHGNQDLNSMAARQAAPERSPNFLSLCPDIDNRFFSCLEADGPKTFFQISSPARDRVWPFNNQH
- the ttc5 gene encoding tetratricopeptide repeat protein 5, with protein sequence MAAGGEKSEEQMMQELVDELYNFRDSYISTRSVEEAGNKQREVAEEMERTLKKVEEKEKCFKQKAEFLLLKGRCLNVTPDFSSVAEECLSRAVKLDPGLVEAWNILGEQYWKKGDLIGANNCFTGALQQNKNKVSLRNLSMVLRQLPAASRDLQKKKVLESVELAREAVELDVMDGTSWKVLGNAYVFVFFAGGQDPQFSQKAFRAYTKAETVDKAASSFAELHFNRATLFQYEEMFGSALAGYGRAAALDPSWEVAPVREKQLLDYLEKVIELIQNKGKVKGHRLRKMLSNLNTSALGPCSSPTFRCPSDRVGSLEPQTLSSFKLGHNAGVAALGKVVFSLAADGRMAFTFGMVDSEETCVVVMVYNTADSWGVLIGDSVVIPEPNVKRHSITHKDKTFDFKSIRVDSPLFLIVNGKKQNIQSQIPVSVSYTIQSD